From the genome of Biomphalaria glabrata chromosome 1, xgBioGlab47.1, whole genome shotgun sequence, one region includes:
- the LOC106053826 gene encoding Fanconi anemia group I protein-like isoform X1, with protein sequence MERDLLSICKAGKLDELKVVLDSKENNEIIKNVNYSISKGRAESINLINFVLDASNDPSDKSIQRCTDIIIGIIKILQKNEINSANALEIIRLLLTKLKDVQPKCLGQLATFYVESVKNGSITGCRSGELLPQILSLIDSIDVIPKGDSLIIGSEYKSQVINSICSNRWPPSIIIHMAHLFCDIPLTLEELKFVIEKVLRLFPEIELADQPAAVFQLLLLSAKGHKKLVLKGICQHYTAQDDINRPHGVMIDSEDLISNKTCLKTLRQIEGTVVLHIMQAIEQDQKLGSTLIDNMKVLRQSNASKVLSPFNLALLLSISELHYFEEQVYEFIKSTVLKCFQDEERQRQSLWVRECFPAGTKTLDLVLETVEHSSCDWDQVTQGLVKLGFKLIDSFGPKPVFGVLPDNDLKQDSLSPSQQACQLGQRLLLKTFKVHHVFRDDILNTLFGELMKPTSPVTQYLELLSDIVTSSPQLLLESTNKVCILFEKLDTMNPKSAERLLSALQPLLKLSPFLKDTLILNLRKAMFSRPLDSRKIGALGFLMILKHFRVVGALPSSQISQPISLSQIQADVHSSYSPASNEALCLEIIGNLSRCLTQHADVRLNIYQGLCEVLHRNSELMNPVLDLLFFQLKKYYEFNEDVKPPLRLEPCIITHGDKVYLAEPLAHLVGCAQQCLRKSQDIQSQKKSTETEDDDQDGCEETFQKLQNLLVTLTKRVIEAEMEDFELDKSADFSLATGVGVKNNINAILLLGLYEVLMEFTFEMGKYSIESCKEVLQLFTKHVQLSTVVKEKSAASSGKKNKTSTTKTPNSLIALKAVEKFLTVIICDERPELEENGIDQLIQNKDFLTYILSIAVQKLGQVASKGTCEGETQSKEKLLKVCFNIGRLLYISYIDNQQKGDSTDQKDRKLNSQILEGLNLVIEMACKNGQNAVLQCLSSLEKETEMKERLRTSQKNEKIHNHIKKFQRLVVTILNENKDSQNLKEVFTLFSIIAHLVHHLPSHGEEYQQTFNWLQKVATEHPIDDAATCRHLISLMLQLSKQTKSLPQILLSLCQDIHSQLGDIDQDCEVEQNTHFAVTKANICPISGILTLTLTYLEADLDDIDSVIKCHKANMLAANTCVEEETATQVETMDRSICIRLGLLINSFIELTHSAVTTSPCIHAMLKTVTKLFNVLTSLTKHYISLYTNKAGHLGSRFEKLVRLVSQQLTPQTYNMIIYVQLLESDVSEESEKKGKKKNTAHQKGIIKAMKQGKMVPSLICTIELLEKFLIQLSKKSKVNLAENFKRSTSRDFRINTETVHTAVEQGISDDSETEENNSKEPEENEVQESNDDEDDDDDEENKRPVEEEKSEHQPPQKKKKTTRNI encoded by the exons ATCTGGTGAGTTGTTACCCCAGATTCTTTCTTTGATAGACTCTATTGATGTTATTCCCAAGGGAGACAGCCTCATCATAGGCTCAGAATACAAAAGTCAAGTGATAAATAGTATTTGTTCCAACAG gTGGCCCCCATCAATAATAATCCACATGGCTCATCTCTTTTGTGATATTCCTCTAACACTGGAAGAGCTcaaatttgttattgaaaaagTTTTGAGATTGTTTCCAGAGATAGAGCTTGCTGATCAACCTGCTGCTGTCTTTCAGCTATTGTTATTGTCTGCTAAG GGTCACAAAAAACTTGTTCTAAAAGGTATCTGTCAGCATTACACTGCTCAGGATGACATCAATAGACCACATGGAGTTATGATCGACAG TGAGGATcttatttcaaataaaacttgTCTAAAGACACTGCGGCAGATTGAAGGTACAGTGGTTTTACATATAATGCAAGCAATAGAGCAAGACCAGAAACTAGGATCAACACTTATTGACAACATGAAG GTTCTTCGTCAGTCCAATGCTTCAAAAGTGCTTTCTCCATTCAACTTAGCACTGCTTCTGTCTATTTCAGAGCTTCATTATTTTGAAGagcag GTTTATGAATTTATCAAAAGCACTGTCTTGAAATGTTTTCAAGATGAAGAAAGACAACGACAGTCTCTATGGGTTAGAGAATGCTTTCCAGCTGGCACTAAGACATTAGACCTTGTTCTTGAAACTGTTGAGCACAG TTCTTGTGATTGGGATCAAGTCACACAAGGTCTGGTCAAACTGGGATTTAAATTGATTGATTCTTTCGGCCCTAAACCTGTGTTTGGAGTACTACCAGACAATGATTTAAAGCAAGACTCTTTATCTCCATCACAGCAGGCCTGCCAGCTGGGTCAAAGACTTTTATTGAAAACATTTAAG GTTCATCATGTCTTTAGAGATGATATTCTCAACACTCTTTTTGGTGAACTTATGAAACCAACATCACCAGTCACACAATATCTTG AGTTATTGTCAGACATAGTCACATCATCACCACAACTTCTTCTTGAATCTACCAACAAAGTTTGCATTTTGTTTGAGAAGCTAGATACAATGAATCCCAAATCTGCAGAAAGACTACTCTCAGCCTTACAACCGCTGCTAAAGCTTAGCCCATTCTTAAAAGATACGCTTATTTTAAACCTGAGAAAAGCCATGTTTTCAAG ACCTTTAGATTCACGCAAGATAGGTGCATTAGGATTTCTCAtgattttgaaacattttcgTGTCGTTGGAGCACTTCCATCTAGTCAGATAAGTCAGCCAATCTCATTGAGTCAA ATACAGGCAGATGTCCATTCAAGTTATAGCCCTGCCAGCAATGAAGCATTGTGTTTGGAGATCATTGGTAACCTCTCCAGATGTTTGACTCAACATGCGGATGTTCGGTTAAATATATACCAG GGTCTGTGTGAAGTTCTGCATAGGAATTCTGAGTTGATGAATCCAGTACTggacttgttgttttttcag CTGAAGAAATATTATGAATTCAATGAAGATGTAAAGCCACCACTACGATTAGAACCCTGCATTATTACCCATGGAGACAAAGTTTATTTAGCAGAGCCTTTG GCCCATTTGGTTGGCTGTGCTCAACAATGCCTTAGAAAGTCTCAGGACATCCAGAGCCAAAAGAAGTCAACTGAAACTGAAGATGATGACCAAGATGGCTGTGAGGAGACATTCCAGAAACTTCAAAACTTGTTAGTTACTTTGACTAAGAGAGTTATTGAAGCAGAAATGGAAGATTTTGAATTG GACAAGAGTGCTGATTTTTCACTAGCCACAGGTGTAGGtgttaaaaataatatcaatgCAATATTGCTTTTAGGACTTTATGAAGTTTTAATGGAATTTACCTTTGAAATGGGAAAATACAG CATTGAAAGTTGCAAGGAAGTGCTTCAGCTTTTCACCAAGCATGTTCAACTTAGTACAGTAGTGAAAGAAAAGTCTGCAGCATCTTCtggcaagaaaaacaaaacttccaCAACCAAAACACCAAACAGTCTTATAGCTTTAAAAGCAGTGGAGAAGTTTCTCACTGTAATTATATG TGATGAGAGACCAGAACTGGAAGAAAATGGAATAGATCAGCTGATACAGAACAAAGATTTCCTGACCTATATATTAAGTATTGCTGTTCAAAAGCTAGGCCAAGTGGCAAGTAAGGGAACATGTGAGGGAGAaactcaaagcaaagaaaaacttttaaaagtgTGTTTTAATATTGGAAG ACTACTTTACATCAGTTATATTGATAACCAACAAAAAGGAGATAGCACAGATCAAAAAGACAGAAAATTAAACAGCCAAATATTAGAAGGATTGAACTTGGTTATTGAAATGGCTTGTAAAAATGGGCAGAATGCAGTTCTTCAGTGTTTGTCAAGTTTAG AGAAGGAAACAGAAATGAAAGAACGTTTAAGGACatcacaaaaaaatgaaaagattcaCAATCACATTAAGAAGTTTCAG agATTGGTGGTCactattttaaatgaaaataaagactCACAGAACCTGAAGGAGGTCTTCACATTATTCTCTATCATTGCTCATTTAGTTCATCATCTGCCAAGTCATGGGGAGGAATACCAACAGACATTTAACTGGCTTCAAAAAGTTGCTACTGAACACCCCATAG ATGATGCAGCTACCTGTCgtcatttaatttctttaatgTTGCAACTCTCCAAACAGACTAAGTCTTTACCACAAATATTGTTAAGTCTTTGTCAAGATATTCACAGTCAATTAGGGGATATTGATCAG GATTGTGAAGTTGAACAGAATACTCATTTCGCAGTAACTAAAGCCAACATTTGTCCCATCTCTGGCATACTGACTTTGACCTTGACATATCTGGAAGCTGATTTagatgacattgacagtgtTATTAAATGTCACAAGGCAAATATGTTGGCTGCTAACACCTGTGTAGAGGAAG aaACAGCAACCCAAGTTGAAACAATGGACAGATCTATCTGCATTAGACTTGGGCTGTTAATCAACAGTTTCATTGAGCTGACACACTCTGCAGTGACTACCAGCCCATGTATACATGCCATGTTAAAGACTGTGACAAAACTCTTCAATGTTCTCACTTCACTTACCAAACAT TATATTAGCTTGTATACCAACAAAGCCGGCCATCTTGGTAGTAGGTTTGAAAAATTAGTTCGACTTGTGAGCCAGCAACTTACACCCCAGACTTACAACATGATCATCTATGTCCAG CTTTTAGAATCAGATGTCTCtgaagagagtgagaaaaaaggaaagaaaaaaaatacagcacATCAGAAAGGAATA ATAAAAGCCATGAAACAAGGGAAAATGGTACCCAGTCTCATTTGCACTATAGAACTACTGGAAAAATTCTTAATTCAACTGAGCAAAAAGTCTAAG GTCAATTTAGCAGAGAATTTTAAAAGATCAACATCTCGAGATTTTCGCATCAATACAGAAACTGTGCATACAGCAGTTGAGCAGGGAATTTCTGATGACAGTGAAACTGAGGAAAATAATTCTAAAGAGCCAGAGGAAAATGAGGTTCAG GAGTCAaatgatgatgaggatgatgatgatgatgaagaaaaCAAGAGACCAGTTGAAGAAGAGAAGAGTGAACATCAACCaccacagaaaaagaaaaagacgacCAGAAACATTTAG
- the LOC106053826 gene encoding Fanconi anemia group I protein-like isoform X2, with the protein MERDLLSICKAGKLDELKVVLDSKENNEIIKNVNYSISKGRAESINLINFVLDASNDPSDKSIQRCTDIIIGIIKILQKNEINSANALEIIRLLLTKLKDVQPKCLGQLATFYVESVKNGSITGCRSGELLPQILSLIDSIDVIPKGDSLIIGSEYKSQVINSICSNRWPPSIIIHMAHLFCDIPLTLEELKFVIEKVLRLFPEIELADQPAAVFQLLLLSAKGHKKLVLKGICQHYTAQDDINRPHGVMIDSEDLISNKTCLKTLRQIEGTVVLHIMQAIEQDQKLGSTLIDNMKVLRQSNASKVLSPFNLALLLSISELHYFEEQVYEFIKSTVLKCFQDEERQRQSLWVRECFPAGTKTLDLVLETVEHSSCDWDQVTQGLVKLGFKLIDSFGPKPVFGVLPDNDLKQDSLSPSQQACQLGQRLLLKTFKVHHVFRDDILNTLFGELMKPTSPVTQYLELLSDIVTSSPQLLLESTNKVCILFEKLDTMNPKSAERLLSALQPLLKLSPFLKDTLILNLRKAMFSRPLDSRKIGALGFLMILKHFRVVGALPSSQISQPISLSQIQADVHSSYSPASNEALCLEIIGNLSRCLTQHADVRLNIYQGLCEVLHRNSELMNPVLDLLFFQLKKYYEFNEDVKPPLRLEPCIITHGDKVYLAEPLAHLVGCAQQCLRKSQDIQSQKKSTETEDDDQDGCEETFQKLQNLLVTLTKRVIEAEMEDFELDKSADFSLATGVGVKNNINAILLLGLYEVLMEFTFEMGKYSDERPELEENGIDQLIQNKDFLTYILSIAVQKLGQVASKGTCEGETQSKEKLLKVCFNIGRLLYISYIDNQQKGDSTDQKDRKLNSQILEGLNLVIEMACKNGQNAVLQCLSSLEKETEMKERLRTSQKNEKIHNHIKKFQRLVVTILNENKDSQNLKEVFTLFSIIAHLVHHLPSHGEEYQQTFNWLQKVATEHPIDDAATCRHLISLMLQLSKQTKSLPQILLSLCQDIHSQLGDIDQDCEVEQNTHFAVTKANICPISGILTLTLTYLEADLDDIDSVIKCHKANMLAANTCVEEETATQVETMDRSICIRLGLLINSFIELTHSAVTTSPCIHAMLKTVTKLFNVLTSLTKHYISLYTNKAGHLGSRFEKLVRLVSQQLTPQTYNMIIYVQLLESDVSEESEKKGKKKNTAHQKGIIKAMKQGKMVPSLICTIELLEKFLIQLSKKSKVNLAENFKRSTSRDFRINTETVHTAVEQGISDDSETEENNSKEPEENEVQESNDDEDDDDDEENKRPVEEEKSEHQPPQKKKKTTRNI; encoded by the exons ATCTGGTGAGTTGTTACCCCAGATTCTTTCTTTGATAGACTCTATTGATGTTATTCCCAAGGGAGACAGCCTCATCATAGGCTCAGAATACAAAAGTCAAGTGATAAATAGTATTTGTTCCAACAG gTGGCCCCCATCAATAATAATCCACATGGCTCATCTCTTTTGTGATATTCCTCTAACACTGGAAGAGCTcaaatttgttattgaaaaagTTTTGAGATTGTTTCCAGAGATAGAGCTTGCTGATCAACCTGCTGCTGTCTTTCAGCTATTGTTATTGTCTGCTAAG GGTCACAAAAAACTTGTTCTAAAAGGTATCTGTCAGCATTACACTGCTCAGGATGACATCAATAGACCACATGGAGTTATGATCGACAG TGAGGATcttatttcaaataaaacttgTCTAAAGACACTGCGGCAGATTGAAGGTACAGTGGTTTTACATATAATGCAAGCAATAGAGCAAGACCAGAAACTAGGATCAACACTTATTGACAACATGAAG GTTCTTCGTCAGTCCAATGCTTCAAAAGTGCTTTCTCCATTCAACTTAGCACTGCTTCTGTCTATTTCAGAGCTTCATTATTTTGAAGagcag GTTTATGAATTTATCAAAAGCACTGTCTTGAAATGTTTTCAAGATGAAGAAAGACAACGACAGTCTCTATGGGTTAGAGAATGCTTTCCAGCTGGCACTAAGACATTAGACCTTGTTCTTGAAACTGTTGAGCACAG TTCTTGTGATTGGGATCAAGTCACACAAGGTCTGGTCAAACTGGGATTTAAATTGATTGATTCTTTCGGCCCTAAACCTGTGTTTGGAGTACTACCAGACAATGATTTAAAGCAAGACTCTTTATCTCCATCACAGCAGGCCTGCCAGCTGGGTCAAAGACTTTTATTGAAAACATTTAAG GTTCATCATGTCTTTAGAGATGATATTCTCAACACTCTTTTTGGTGAACTTATGAAACCAACATCACCAGTCACACAATATCTTG AGTTATTGTCAGACATAGTCACATCATCACCACAACTTCTTCTTGAATCTACCAACAAAGTTTGCATTTTGTTTGAGAAGCTAGATACAATGAATCCCAAATCTGCAGAAAGACTACTCTCAGCCTTACAACCGCTGCTAAAGCTTAGCCCATTCTTAAAAGATACGCTTATTTTAAACCTGAGAAAAGCCATGTTTTCAAG ACCTTTAGATTCACGCAAGATAGGTGCATTAGGATTTCTCAtgattttgaaacattttcgTGTCGTTGGAGCACTTCCATCTAGTCAGATAAGTCAGCCAATCTCATTGAGTCAA ATACAGGCAGATGTCCATTCAAGTTATAGCCCTGCCAGCAATGAAGCATTGTGTTTGGAGATCATTGGTAACCTCTCCAGATGTTTGACTCAACATGCGGATGTTCGGTTAAATATATACCAG GGTCTGTGTGAAGTTCTGCATAGGAATTCTGAGTTGATGAATCCAGTACTggacttgttgttttttcag CTGAAGAAATATTATGAATTCAATGAAGATGTAAAGCCACCACTACGATTAGAACCCTGCATTATTACCCATGGAGACAAAGTTTATTTAGCAGAGCCTTTG GCCCATTTGGTTGGCTGTGCTCAACAATGCCTTAGAAAGTCTCAGGACATCCAGAGCCAAAAGAAGTCAACTGAAACTGAAGATGATGACCAAGATGGCTGTGAGGAGACATTCCAGAAACTTCAAAACTTGTTAGTTACTTTGACTAAGAGAGTTATTGAAGCAGAAATGGAAGATTTTGAATTG GACAAGAGTGCTGATTTTTCACTAGCCACAGGTGTAGGtgttaaaaataatatcaatgCAATATTGCTTTTAGGACTTTATGAAGTTTTAATGGAATTTACCTTTGAAATGGGAAAATACAG TGATGAGAGACCAGAACTGGAAGAAAATGGAATAGATCAGCTGATACAGAACAAAGATTTCCTGACCTATATATTAAGTATTGCTGTTCAAAAGCTAGGCCAAGTGGCAAGTAAGGGAACATGTGAGGGAGAaactcaaagcaaagaaaaacttttaaaagtgTGTTTTAATATTGGAAG ACTACTTTACATCAGTTATATTGATAACCAACAAAAAGGAGATAGCACAGATCAAAAAGACAGAAAATTAAACAGCCAAATATTAGAAGGATTGAACTTGGTTATTGAAATGGCTTGTAAAAATGGGCAGAATGCAGTTCTTCAGTGTTTGTCAAGTTTAG AGAAGGAAACAGAAATGAAAGAACGTTTAAGGACatcacaaaaaaatgaaaagattcaCAATCACATTAAGAAGTTTCAG agATTGGTGGTCactattttaaatgaaaataaagactCACAGAACCTGAAGGAGGTCTTCACATTATTCTCTATCATTGCTCATTTAGTTCATCATCTGCCAAGTCATGGGGAGGAATACCAACAGACATTTAACTGGCTTCAAAAAGTTGCTACTGAACACCCCATAG ATGATGCAGCTACCTGTCgtcatttaatttctttaatgTTGCAACTCTCCAAACAGACTAAGTCTTTACCACAAATATTGTTAAGTCTTTGTCAAGATATTCACAGTCAATTAGGGGATATTGATCAG GATTGTGAAGTTGAACAGAATACTCATTTCGCAGTAACTAAAGCCAACATTTGTCCCATCTCTGGCATACTGACTTTGACCTTGACATATCTGGAAGCTGATTTagatgacattgacagtgtTATTAAATGTCACAAGGCAAATATGTTGGCTGCTAACACCTGTGTAGAGGAAG aaACAGCAACCCAAGTTGAAACAATGGACAGATCTATCTGCATTAGACTTGGGCTGTTAATCAACAGTTTCATTGAGCTGACACACTCTGCAGTGACTACCAGCCCATGTATACATGCCATGTTAAAGACTGTGACAAAACTCTTCAATGTTCTCACTTCACTTACCAAACAT TATATTAGCTTGTATACCAACAAAGCCGGCCATCTTGGTAGTAGGTTTGAAAAATTAGTTCGACTTGTGAGCCAGCAACTTACACCCCAGACTTACAACATGATCATCTATGTCCAG CTTTTAGAATCAGATGTCTCtgaagagagtgagaaaaaaggaaagaaaaaaaatacagcacATCAGAAAGGAATA ATAAAAGCCATGAAACAAGGGAAAATGGTACCCAGTCTCATTTGCACTATAGAACTACTGGAAAAATTCTTAATTCAACTGAGCAAAAAGTCTAAG GTCAATTTAGCAGAGAATTTTAAAAGATCAACATCTCGAGATTTTCGCATCAATACAGAAACTGTGCATACAGCAGTTGAGCAGGGAATTTCTGATGACAGTGAAACTGAGGAAAATAATTCTAAAGAGCCAGAGGAAAATGAGGTTCAG GAGTCAaatgatgatgaggatgatgatgatgatgaagaaaaCAAGAGACCAGTTGAAGAAGAGAAGAGTGAACATCAACCaccacagaaaaagaaaaagacgacCAGAAACATTTAG